The Prionailurus bengalensis isolate Pbe53 chromosome A3, Fcat_Pben_1.1_paternal_pri, whole genome shotgun sequence genome includes a window with the following:
- the SNX5 gene encoding sorting nexin-5 isoform X1, translated as MAAVPELLQQEEDRSKLRSVSVDLNVDPSLQIDIPDALSERDKVKFTVHTKTTLPTFQSPEFSVTRQHEDFVWLHDTLIETADYAGLIIPPAPTKPDFDGPREKMQKLGEGEGSMTKEEFAKMKQELEAEYLAVFKKTVSSHEVFLQRLSSHPVLSKDRNFHVFLEYDQDLSVRRKNTKEMFGGFFKSVVKSADEVLFSGVKEVDDFFEQEKNFLINYYNRIKDSCAKADKMTRSHKSKYHLPTSHLSFAQCASFVHIKRTVLISADVADDYIHTAACLHSLALEEPTVIKKYLLKVAELFEKLRKVESRVSSDEDLKLTELLRYYMLNIEAAKDLLYRRTKALTDYENSNKALDKARLKSKDVKLAEAHQQECCQKFEQLSESAKEELINFKRKRVAAFRKNLIEMSELEIKHARNNVSLLQSCIDLFKNN; from the exons ATGGCCGCGGTTCCCGAGTTGCTGCAGCAGGAGGAGGACCGCAGCAAG CTGAGATCTGTATCTGTGGACCTGAATGTTGATCCCTCGCTTCAGATTGACATACCTGATGCACTCAGTGAGAGAGATAAGGTCAAATTTACAGTGCACACCAAG ACAACGCTGCCCACGTTTCAGAGCCCAGAGTTTTCTGTTACAAGGCAACATGAAGACTTTGTGTGGCTACATGATACTCTTATTGAAACCGCAGACTATGCTGGGCTTATC ATTCCGCCTGCTCCTACAAAGCCTGACTTCGATGGCCCTCGAGAAAAGATGCAGAAACTGGGAGAGGGTGAAGGGTCTATGACCAAAGAAGAATTTGCTAAGATGAAGCAAGAGCTGGAAGC TGAGTATCTTGCAGTCTTTAAGAAGACTGTGTCCTCTCATGAAGTCTTTCTGCAGCGGCTCTCCTCTCACCCTGTTCTCAGTAAAGATCGCAACTTCCATGTGTTCCTGGAATATGATCAGGAT CTAAGTGTCAGGCGGAAAAATACCAAAGAGATGTTTGGTGGCTTTTTCAAAAGTGTGGTGAAAAGTGCTGATGAAGTCCTTTTTTCTGGAGTTAAA gaGGTAGATGACTTCTTTGAGCAAGAAAAGAATTTCCTCATTAACTATTATAATAGGATCAAGGATTCATGTGCAAAAGCTGACAAAATGACCCGATCTCATAAAAGTAAATACCATTTACCCACTAGCCACCTTAGCTTTGCTCAGTGTGCCAGCTTTGTTCATATAAAAAGAACTGTCCTTATTTCTGCAGATGTTGCAGATGACTATATCCACACTGCAGCCTGCCTGCATAGCCTGGCTTTAGAAGAGCCCACGGTCATCAAAAA GTACCTTTTGAAGGTTGCTGAGCTATTTGAAAAACTTAGG aaagtagAGAGTCGAGTCTCCTCAGATGAAGATTTAAAGCTGACAGAACTTCTCCGATACTACATGCTCAACATAGAGGCTGCTAAG GATCTCTTATACAGACGCACCAAAGCCCTCACCGACTATGAGAACTCAAACAAAGCATTGGATAAGGCCAGGTTGAAAAGCAAAGATGTCAAGTTGGCTGAGGCACACCAGCAAGAATGCTGCCAGAAATTTGAACAGCTCTCTGAATCTGCAAAAGAAG AACTAATCAACTTCAAACGAAAGAGAGTGGCAGCATTTAGAAAGAATCTAATTGAAATGTCTGAACTGGAAATAAAGCATGCCAGG AACAATGTCTCCCTCCTGCAGAGCTGCATTGACTTGTTTAAGAACAACTGA
- the SNX5 gene encoding sorting nexin-5 isoform X3: protein MQKLGEGEGSMTKEEFAKMKQELEAEYLAVFKKTVSSHEVFLQRLSSHPVLSKDRNFHVFLEYDQDLSVRRKNTKEMFGGFFKSVVKSADEVLFSGVKEVDDFFEQEKNFLINYYNRIKDSCAKADKMTRSHKSKYHLPTSHLSFAQCASFVHIKRTVLISADVADDYIHTAACLHSLALEEPTVIKKYLLKVAELFEKLRKVESRVSSDEDLKLTELLRYYMLNIEAAKDLLYRRTKALTDYENSNKALDKARLKSKDVKLAEAHQQECCQKFEQLSESAKEELINFKRKRVAAFRKNLIEMSELEIKHARNNVSLLQSCIDLFKNN from the exons ATGCAGAAACTGGGAGAGGGTGAAGGGTCTATGACCAAAGAAGAATTTGCTAAGATGAAGCAAGAGCTGGAAGC TGAGTATCTTGCAGTCTTTAAGAAGACTGTGTCCTCTCATGAAGTCTTTCTGCAGCGGCTCTCCTCTCACCCTGTTCTCAGTAAAGATCGCAACTTCCATGTGTTCCTGGAATATGATCAGGAT CTAAGTGTCAGGCGGAAAAATACCAAAGAGATGTTTGGTGGCTTTTTCAAAAGTGTGGTGAAAAGTGCTGATGAAGTCCTTTTTTCTGGAGTTAAA gaGGTAGATGACTTCTTTGAGCAAGAAAAGAATTTCCTCATTAACTATTATAATAGGATCAAGGATTCATGTGCAAAAGCTGACAAAATGACCCGATCTCATAAAAGTAAATACCATTTACCCACTAGCCACCTTAGCTTTGCTCAGTGTGCCAGCTTTGTTCATATAAAAAGAACTGTCCTTATTTCTGCAGATGTTGCAGATGACTATATCCACACTGCAGCCTGCCTGCATAGCCTGGCTTTAGAAGAGCCCACGGTCATCAAAAA GTACCTTTTGAAGGTTGCTGAGCTATTTGAAAAACTTAGG aaagtagAGAGTCGAGTCTCCTCAGATGAAGATTTAAAGCTGACAGAACTTCTCCGATACTACATGCTCAACATAGAGGCTGCTAAG GATCTCTTATACAGACGCACCAAAGCCCTCACCGACTATGAGAACTCAAACAAAGCATTGGATAAGGCCAGGTTGAAAAGCAAAGATGTCAAGTTGGCTGAGGCACACCAGCAAGAATGCTGCCAGAAATTTGAACAGCTCTCTGAATCTGCAAAAGAAG AACTAATCAACTTCAAACGAAAGAGAGTGGCAGCATTTAGAAAGAATCTAATTGAAATGTCTGAACTGGAAATAAAGCATGCCAGG AACAATGTCTCCCTCCTGCAGAGCTGCATTGACTTGTTTAAGAACAACTGA
- the SNX5 gene encoding sorting nexin-5 isoform X4: MQKLGEGEGSMTKEEFAKMKQELEAEYLAVFKKTVSSHEVFLQRLSSHPVLSKDRNFHVFLEYDQDLSVRRKNTKEMFGGFFKSVVKSADEVLFSGVKEVDDFFEQEKNFLINYYNRIKDSCAKADKMTRSHKNVADDYIHTAACLHSLALEEPTVIKKYLLKVAELFEKLRKVESRVSSDEDLKLTELLRYYMLNIEAAKDLLYRRTKALTDYENSNKALDKARLKSKDVKLAEAHQQECCQKFEQLSESAKEELINFKRKRVAAFRKNLIEMSELEIKHARNNVSLLQSCIDLFKNN; this comes from the exons ATGCAGAAACTGGGAGAGGGTGAAGGGTCTATGACCAAAGAAGAATTTGCTAAGATGAAGCAAGAGCTGGAAGC TGAGTATCTTGCAGTCTTTAAGAAGACTGTGTCCTCTCATGAAGTCTTTCTGCAGCGGCTCTCCTCTCACCCTGTTCTCAGTAAAGATCGCAACTTCCATGTGTTCCTGGAATATGATCAGGAT CTAAGTGTCAGGCGGAAAAATACCAAAGAGATGTTTGGTGGCTTTTTCAAAAGTGTGGTGAAAAGTGCTGATGAAGTCCTTTTTTCTGGAGTTAAA gaGGTAGATGACTTCTTTGAGCAAGAAAAGAATTTCCTCATTAACTATTATAATAGGATCAAGGATTCATGTGCAAAAGCTGACAAAATGACCCGATCTCATAAAA ATGTTGCAGATGACTATATCCACACTGCAGCCTGCCTGCATAGCCTGGCTTTAGAAGAGCCCACGGTCATCAAAAA GTACCTTTTGAAGGTTGCTGAGCTATTTGAAAAACTTAGG aaagtagAGAGTCGAGTCTCCTCAGATGAAGATTTAAAGCTGACAGAACTTCTCCGATACTACATGCTCAACATAGAGGCTGCTAAG GATCTCTTATACAGACGCACCAAAGCCCTCACCGACTATGAGAACTCAAACAAAGCATTGGATAAGGCCAGGTTGAAAAGCAAAGATGTCAAGTTGGCTGAGGCACACCAGCAAGAATGCTGCCAGAAATTTGAACAGCTCTCTGAATCTGCAAAAGAAG AACTAATCAACTTCAAACGAAAGAGAGTGGCAGCATTTAGAAAGAATCTAATTGAAATGTCTGAACTGGAAATAAAGCATGCCAGG AACAATGTCTCCCTCCTGCAGAGCTGCATTGACTTGTTTAAGAACAACTGA
- the SNX5 gene encoding sorting nexin-5 isoform X2, whose product MAAVPELLQQEEDRSKLRSVSVDLNVDPSLQIDIPDALSERDKVKFTVHTKTTLPTFQSPEFSVTRQHEDFVWLHDTLIETADYAGLIIPPAPTKPDFDGPREKMQKLGEGEGSMTKEEFAKMKQELEAEYLAVFKKTVSSHEVFLQRLSSHPVLSKDRNFHVFLEYDQDLSVRRKNTKEMFGGFFKSVVKSADEVLFSGVKEVDDFFEQEKNFLINYYNRIKDSCAKADKMTRSHKNVADDYIHTAACLHSLALEEPTVIKKYLLKVAELFEKLRKVESRVSSDEDLKLTELLRYYMLNIEAAKDLLYRRTKALTDYENSNKALDKARLKSKDVKLAEAHQQECCQKFEQLSESAKEELINFKRKRVAAFRKNLIEMSELEIKHARNNVSLLQSCIDLFKNN is encoded by the exons ATGGCCGCGGTTCCCGAGTTGCTGCAGCAGGAGGAGGACCGCAGCAAG CTGAGATCTGTATCTGTGGACCTGAATGTTGATCCCTCGCTTCAGATTGACATACCTGATGCACTCAGTGAGAGAGATAAGGTCAAATTTACAGTGCACACCAAG ACAACGCTGCCCACGTTTCAGAGCCCAGAGTTTTCTGTTACAAGGCAACATGAAGACTTTGTGTGGCTACATGATACTCTTATTGAAACCGCAGACTATGCTGGGCTTATC ATTCCGCCTGCTCCTACAAAGCCTGACTTCGATGGCCCTCGAGAAAAGATGCAGAAACTGGGAGAGGGTGAAGGGTCTATGACCAAAGAAGAATTTGCTAAGATGAAGCAAGAGCTGGAAGC TGAGTATCTTGCAGTCTTTAAGAAGACTGTGTCCTCTCATGAAGTCTTTCTGCAGCGGCTCTCCTCTCACCCTGTTCTCAGTAAAGATCGCAACTTCCATGTGTTCCTGGAATATGATCAGGAT CTAAGTGTCAGGCGGAAAAATACCAAAGAGATGTTTGGTGGCTTTTTCAAAAGTGTGGTGAAAAGTGCTGATGAAGTCCTTTTTTCTGGAGTTAAA gaGGTAGATGACTTCTTTGAGCAAGAAAAGAATTTCCTCATTAACTATTATAATAGGATCAAGGATTCATGTGCAAAAGCTGACAAAATGACCCGATCTCATAAAA ATGTTGCAGATGACTATATCCACACTGCAGCCTGCCTGCATAGCCTGGCTTTAGAAGAGCCCACGGTCATCAAAAA GTACCTTTTGAAGGTTGCTGAGCTATTTGAAAAACTTAGG aaagtagAGAGTCGAGTCTCCTCAGATGAAGATTTAAAGCTGACAGAACTTCTCCGATACTACATGCTCAACATAGAGGCTGCTAAG GATCTCTTATACAGACGCACCAAAGCCCTCACCGACTATGAGAACTCAAACAAAGCATTGGATAAGGCCAGGTTGAAAAGCAAAGATGTCAAGTTGGCTGAGGCACACCAGCAAGAATGCTGCCAGAAATTTGAACAGCTCTCTGAATCTGCAAAAGAAG AACTAATCAACTTCAAACGAAAGAGAGTGGCAGCATTTAGAAAGAATCTAATTGAAATGTCTGAACTGGAAATAAAGCATGCCAGG AACAATGTCTCCCTCCTGCAGAGCTGCATTGACTTGTTTAAGAACAACTGA